Proteins encoded in a region of the Cheilinus undulatus linkage group 8, ASM1832078v1, whole genome shotgun sequence genome:
- the si:dkeyp-77h1.4 gene encoding putative uncharacterized protein DDB_G0290521: MVTVRVIVFSLLLTAALSAPVKVNEETRTMYHGEDFHILLPSLSVEVSFKSGQRSPEIDLMKDSKVVSSRAKLNRQLSHLIVDAVGEGDEGVYTVKYPDGNVKRIRLYVRDCSNEQGVKYGDNFNIPVSGVAPPITLEYRPSSVEANQTSRPALVLLTSTGLSREGYQGRISVDERHVTLSAVTGADEGSYTVRDAKGDIQKKVCLNVIEHNIFFTIPYGKRLKINLILNSSLVQLYYTLNKDPTTHLLLDKGEFTNAREELGLQDRLSMEGSLVFLDQVRGADTGIFEVKDILEFVVSRIHLEVEPYKLESLYVAIIALLGLLVFLLLVCLLSCLIKVKKRAKRAAALEKIAQNAGKEDEGEAFRQVVKNITKLSEESKHSQADNTEKSQSTEVDIKGLEVSSKEVGIGNLETSDSGVGFNTALPLDTDTDVPDPTSESVVVTVSAAPETKPSTPPAAESKPSTPPTLEIKSSPVAEAKTSPAPTMKKTPEPPVEAKLDLPKPVEAKLSPTPSPEPKAVPSPADPKPAPTPSPEPKPATPKATLPTPETKSAVTPTPETKSAVTPTTETKSAVTPTPETKSAVTPTPETQSAVTPTPETKSAVTPTPETKSALTPPMPETKSALTPPTPEPPKPTTPEPITNGTPEPALESKPSPDHTGIISSSAAKAAPAKTPEMELKSGGAALEASKDGTLAEDSTTTTTTT, translated from the exons ATGGTGACAGTCAGGGTGATCGTATTCAGCCTTTTACTCACAGCAG CCCTTTCTGCCCCTGTAAAAG TCAATGAGGAAACCAGGACTATGTACCATGGGGAGGATTTCCACATCTTGCTGCCCTCGCTCTCAGTGGAGGTCTCCTTTAAATCTGGTCAACGGTCACCTGAGATAGACCTGATGAAAGACAGCAAAGTGGTCAGCAGTCGAGCAAAACTCAACCGCCAACTCAGCCACCTCATTGTAGATGCAGTGGGCGAAGGAGACGAGGGCGTGTACACAGTAAAGTATCCAGATGGGAACGTCAAACGAATCAGGCTTTACGTCAGAG ACTGCTCCAATGAGCAGGGTGTTAAATATGGAGACAACTTCAATATTCCAGTGAGCGGGGTGGCCCCTCCCATCACACTGGAGTATAGGCCCAGTTCTGTGGAGGCAAACCAGACATCAAG ACCCGCTCTGGTGCTGCTGACCAGCACAGGCTTGTCCAGGGAGGGCTACCAGGGTCGAATCAGCGTCGACGAGCGCCATGTCACCCTGAGCGCCGTCACAGGTGCAGATGAGGGCAGCTACACAGTCAGGGATGCCAAAGGTGACATCCAAAAAAAAGTGTGTCTTAATGTCATAG AGCACAACATCTTTTTCACCATACCATACGGTAAAAGACTGAAGATAAACCTGATCCTCAACAGCTCTTTGGTGCAGCTCTACTACACCCTCAACAAAGACCCCACAACCCACCTGCTGCTGGATAAAGGAGAATTTACAAAT GCCCGAGAGGAGCTGGGTTTGCAGGACCGTCTCTCCATGGAGGGCTCACTGGTTTTTCTGGATCAGGTCAGAGGTGCAGATACGGGCATTTTTGAGGTTAAAGACATACTGGAGTTTGTTGTGTCCAGGATCCACTTGGAAGTTGAAC CATACAAACTAGAGTCCTTGTATGTGGCCATCATTGCCCTGCTGGGCTTGCTGGTTTTCTTGCTGCTGGTGTGTCTGCTGTCCTGCTTGATCAAAGTGAAGAAGAGGGCAAAGAGGGCTGCAGCCCTGGAGAAGATTGCCCAGAATGCTGGCAAAGAGGATGAGGGAGAGGCCTTCAGACAG gtggtcaaaaacatcacaaaactTAGTGAGGAGTCCAAGCATTCCCAGGCAGACAACACAGAGAAATCTCAGAGCACTGAAGTGGATATTAAA GGTCTGGAGGTTTCTTCTAAAGAGGTCGGGATCGGTAACCTTGAGACCAGTGACTCCGGCGTTGGCTTCAACACCGCCCTCCCACTGGACACTGATACTGACGTCCCTGATCCAACCTCCGAGTCTGTGGTTGTCACAGTTTCTGCTGCCCCTGAAACCAAACCAAGTACCCCTCCTGCTGCTGAGTCCAAGCCGAGCACCCCACCAACTTTGGAAATCAAATCCAGTCCAGTAGCTGAAGCTAAAACCTCCCCTGCACCCACAATGAAGAAAACTCCTGAGCCACCAGTGGAAGCAAAGTTGGACTTGCCCAAACCAGTAGAAGCTAAGCTTAGCCCAACCCCTAGCCCTGAGCCAAAGGCTGTTCCAAGTCCAGCCGATCCAAAACCTGCACCGACCCCGAGTCCGGAGCCTAAGCCAGCTACACCAAAAGCAACATTGCCAACACCTGAAACTAAGAGTGCCGTGACTCCAACACCCGAAACTAAGAGTGCCGTGACTCCAACAACTGAAACTAAGAGTGCAGTGACTCCAACACCCGAAACTAAGAGTGCCGTGACTCCAACACCTGAAACTCAGAGTGCCGTGACTCCAACACCCGAAACTAAGAGTGCCGTGACTCCAACACCCGAAACTAAGAGTGCTCTGACACCTCCAATGCCTGAAACTAAGAGTGCCCTGACGCCTCCCACACCAGAGCCCCCAAAACCAACCACACCGGAGCCCATCACCAACGGTACACCCGAGCCAGCCCTGGAATCCAAACCCAGCCCAGATCACACTGGTATCATCAGTAGCTCAGCTGCAAAAGCAGCCCCTGCTAAAACCCCTGAGATGGAGCTGAAGTCAGGCGGTGCTGCGCTGGAGGCCAGCAAAGACGGCACCTTGGCTGAGGattccaccaccaccactaccaccacctgA
- the LOC121514066 gene encoding E3 ubiquitin-protein ligase TRIM69-like: MKSCLYPNITSVTFDPDTAHPNLSLSQSCTSVWFDEDKDTKDCDANPRRFHYYYCVLGSQGFTTGRHYWEVDVGHKTAWRLGVAREDVERGEMDATGTSSGLWTLALKGGSVLACTDPKPTKVTVSVRLVRIGVFLDCEKEEVSFYNAISMAPIYTFTMGTVMAPLFPFYNPCDTDDGKNTAALKIFNPSL, translated from the exons ATGAAAAGCTGTCTTTACCCAa ATATTACatcagtgacctttgaccctgacACAGCCCACCCTAACCTGTCCCTGTCCCAGTCCTGCACCTCAGTCTGGTTTGATGAGGATAAAGACACAAAGGATTGCGATGCAAACCCCAGACGTTTCCACTATTACTACTGCGTGCTGGGCAGTCAGGGCTTCACCACAGGACGGCACTACTGGGAGGTGGACGTGGGTCATAAGACGGCGTGGAGGTTGGGAGTGGCACGAGAAGATGTTGAAAGAGGAGAGATGGATGCTACAGGAACCTCCAGCGGCCTGTGGACCCTCGCTCTGAAAGGTGGATCTGTTCTAGCCTGCACTGACCCAAAACCCACCAAGGTCACTGTGTCTGTGCGTCTTGTCCGCATCGGTGTGTTCCTAGACTGTGAAAAGGAGGAGGTGTCTTTCTACAACGCTATTTCAATGGCACCGATCTACACCTTCACTATGGGAACCGTTATGGCTCCTCTGTTTCCCTTTTATAATCCATGTGACACTGATGATGGAAAGAACACGGCGGCATTAAAGATCTTTAACCCCTCACTATGA
- the LOC121514156 gene encoding E3 ubiquitin-protein ligase TRIM38-like: MYQNHIKDTNNNCNKSLLCDYKEKLIQAIKRIKHEVDECREAERDTYIEAVEVEDSFDALEREIRAEFQNLHRFLYEEESRDLERLNRERQKQLKQLKEREKKIVTQGRDLERAITVLNGKLAEEDSPKLLKVRECFN, translated from the exons ATGTACCAAAACCACATCAAAGACACCAACAACAACTGTAACAAGAGTCTGCTCTGTGATTACAAG GAAAAGCTTATCCAGGCTATAAAAAGAATCAAGCACGAGGTAGACGAGTGCAGAGAAGCCGAGAGAGACACATACATAGAGGCAGTCGAAGTAGAG GATAGCTTTGATGCCCTGGAACGAGAAATCCGTGCCGAGTTTCAGAACCTCCACCGTTTCCTGTATGAGGAGGAGAGCAGGGACCTGGAGCGACTGAACagggagagacagaaacaactgaagcagctgaaggaaagagagaaaaagattgTGACGCAAGGCCGAGACCTGGAGAGAGCGATCACAGTGCTGAATGGCAAACTGGCAGAGGAGGACAGCCCTAAACTACTGAAAGTAAGGGAGTGTTTTAACTAA